gggttttttgttatttttacctACTTTTAAAACATGCTATAAATCTCTTACTTCTGCCAAATGAAATGCTATACAATGTTTTATTCAGGGACTTTATAGCAGAGCTGGTGCTTTGCCATAATAGGTGAGGTTGAGATAAAATTAACAGCTAAAAGCAATGTGTCTCAGCTACCATTTAGAAATATGCTAGATCATAACTACAAGTGCCTTTCAGTTGACGTCAGTCCCTGCTAAGCTTTCGTTTTagcacggtgtgtgtgtgggtgattTTGTTTTGTACTATGGGTGTTTGGAGTCCTCCATTGTAGCTTAGTGGTAGTGTAAATAAAACATGATGCATAACGTCAACCACAAGTCGGTAGAATTGCTGTGACATCTCGTTTTGGGAATGGTAGCTTCAGATCTGCGTTCCTCAAAAAAAGTGAATTTGTTGACCTTTTCAAACTAGTTCTGACATATAGAATTAAGAAAGGTCAGGTTTTGACCTTGGTTAAAAATATGTGTAGTGTGTACGCACTCTCTCTCATAGAATATTATAAAGTGACCAAAATTATGCAGTTGAATACATGCAATAAACAGCCACTTTGTTCAGGTAACACAAATTTTCCTCCTACTGAACAGTGACTCTCAGTATATTCTCATGTTTTATAGACCAGAGAAGATCTGAATACAGTTTGTATTGCTAGTGACTTTAGGATATCTACATTACTCACCCAGAGCTTTTGCAGTTCTGCTCAAACAAGtagcaataaaaatatttatagctCTTTCTGCATTGTCATATATTTTGTTCTGCCCACATGCATTCAATGTAATAATTTGCCTTCACTTTTTGTCATTTCTAGTCTCCATCAACTTACTCATTTTTGaaatgtatgaatttaatgtggaAACAATGAAATGGGTATGGATGGAGCAGAAGACAGTGTCAGTTTATAAAATAGATAGATAGTGCAGGTGACACGGTCTATAGCTAAGATggctcctgttttcagttgcttgtaactttgccaaactttaattgtttaggctgaaatttcccatgttgGGTGTCTACCTTAGGCTGACATTTTTGGGAAGTTTCTGCTAAaacggttcagccatttctgagaatgagatcaGGGAGAAATATGGTTTTTtggtgtatgtttaaaaaaaacattcttaCAGCCATTTCATTGAGAGccaaggagggggcaggggcaggagagcgAAAATAGGGATAGAATGTCTGTAACCACTGGAGAATACTCCTCTGCCGAGcctggaactgaacccaggattcctgagtcttAACATTCCTTTGCTGTCATCAAATAGTTGTGAAACAGACTGGCAAAGTGAGTCTCGTCTCCCTCTAGTGACTGGAACAAATAGAAAACAACAGTTACTCTTCGCTCAAGTGGCAGTGGTCTGTACTGTAGATCTGAACACTGATGTCCAGTGTTGGTGGTCAGTATGGTTCCACAtggtggaatttctgttttttcaatttgcattttaaaaaaacttaggAAATTACATCCcagaaaactatgttaaaaggacatcaaggttgcaaagtcatgcactcaaaagttaggcaatgccagaattaaggttacccatGCAACCTGAATTCatcccccttgtgtgtatgcattatgatacagtccttAATTACTTGATCACATACtagtttttccacaggacccctgatTCATTGAGTGATAGAGCTAAAAGCAACGTGTCTTGGCTCAGTGAATGAATCAGgcttgtgtagtgaaggaggcccTTTGTAGGATACCTGCCTTGTTTGGGGAAAGTGTGAAGTGAATGAGACTGGGAACTGCAGGGACAGCTgtagagttcctgtgtgatgcagtGCAAGTTATGTAAACCAGAATTTTCACATGGTGGtcactgtgtgttcctcattttttgaatacccaacttgagacacctggggtctgatttgcagaagtgctgatcaCTCTCAGCTgcaactgaggtcaatgggagctgtgctacGTACATATAAAATGCTACATAATACCAaattctctgaaaaatcaggcactAGGcctctcaaattgggcacccggAATTACTGGGCATCTGTAATATGGGGCTAATAATTATGCCTCACCCACCTGTCGTGAAGACAATTGCATTAATGTTAGTAAAGCACTAAGATATTACGCTGAGAGcatcatgaggaaattaataattctgtactaTTATGCAGAGgttttgaatagtgtgcagtgagGCATGTGGTCACACATTGAATGATGAGGATGAAACAAAATTTTGAAGAGttgctcattcagtgagcacagactgtcctgtgcactgaatgagtcgGAGAAAACCAGCATGTGATCACGTAtgtaaagattgtatcataatgaaTATGCAAAAAGGGACTGAATTATAGTTGCACATGCAGCCTTAACTAGGAGATTTCCTAACTTTCaactgcttgactttgcaaccctaatgttcttttaatttagGTTTTGGGGATGTAATCTATAAATTTATTGGACCTCCTTTTGCCCACCATACTTCTTGGATATATATGAATTATATTATTTATGAAGTATATCAATTTGAAACAGTATCCTAATCTTTATCCCACATTGGTTCATGAAAAGCTACTGTTAATATATTAAACTCTGACTTGTGGTAGATTAAATAATTACTTTGGGCACTGAAGACTCCAAAGCTTTGCAGGTCTCTAGCATGACCGTGCTGTTCAGGGCTAAGCAGTTATGCTATCCTAATtgtattgatttattttgtaatgacAAACAATGAGACTACCAGATGTAATCTTGCATAGGGCAGTTCTTGATCCAGTACCTCTGTGAGCACTGAAAGAATGCCAGAGGCCTTCTGTGTCTGCACATCTTTAGCCAAATGCTGAAGTCAGTAGAAGTAGTGTGGTGGTTGTCTTTGAGCCCAGTCTGGCCCCTTGTATAGAATTACAGATAATAATATGCAATATTATCAAGATTTTGAGAATTTTCTATACTTAAGCACCTaaatgaggccctgatccagcaaagcacctaaCCCATGCATAAATTTAAGCATATGTACATATGTTGATTTATTGGGATTGCCCGCATGcttagttaagcacatgcttaaaagtattttgctggactggggccttgGTGGCCAGATTTCAGAAGTCCTGAACACCCAGAAATTCCTGTAGACCCTATTTGGGGCTGTTGGGTACTTTTTGAAATCTGGCCACATGTTTAGATGCCTACATCCAAATTTTGGAGTTTTAACTTTAGtatcctgtttttgaaaatcttggccattgcCTCCAAATGTTAAAACCCTGTtagctatttattaattattatttttattaaatatttatatagtggtaGTGCCCAGCAATCCCAATCCTGACTGGGACCATATTGAGTAGATGCTATGTGAGTGTATAGGAAGACTCATTGACTCTCGCCCCATCCTCATTTGCCCATCCCTTTATGCCAAACTTAGCCCTTTTTTCGACCAAATATGTCAATAAGTAAAAATTATAATCTGCTGTGCTGAGGTGGGGAGGATATCACTTTAACAAATTGCTGACCCAACCCTTTCCAGCAACTCCAGAGTGATGTGTAAGGGTCATTGACTAAACCCTTGCGTGCGAGTTCTATGGGTCAGAGTTGCTGTAATGTTGAGTAACTAACAACAACTGGCTAAGTGGTGAAATATTTGCAACAGTAATGTGAGCTGGCTTTGGAATAAATATGGAAGATAAGTGGTTAAGAGTAGCAGCATTGGTGTTTGGTGCCCAAGACAGGAAAAGGCAACATGACCAGAGCCTTCACCTTTCTTGCCTTCATCACCGGCTTACTGATTTCATCTTGGTCTAGGAACATGCTTCCAAATTACCTTCATGTGGAGGGCATTTTGAATGCCAGGTGcgcactgtccctgccccagttaTTGCCTTGTTAGGCCAAGCAGGATGGAGaccttcatttcagtttatatgTACCAGAATTTCTCCTCTGCACTTTCATTCTATGGCAACCACTAATGCTTTACAAAACCTTACGTAGTGGAGAGGGCTAGATGGAGCACCCCCTCCAGACTTTAATACCAGGCCCAGTACAGACATGCATTCAAACTCACCCCTGCCATTCACATCCCTTCATGTTGATAACACTGCTGTTATACCTGCCCATCAGTCATCCCAGGGCACTTCCATAAAGCCCTCTCTatttattagccaagatggtcaaccccaagctctgggtgttcctaaacctcaaCTACCAAAAGCTGGAACTGGACGAcgtgggatggatcactcaataaattgcctgccttgttcattctctctgacataattggcattgaccactgttggaagaccagatactgggctagatggaccattggtctgacccagtgtggccattcttgtGTCCTTATGTCCTATCGCTATTTCCTGTTTATCTCTAGGAGCTCCTAACACAGCAGAGTTGAGAATCTGTCGTGTGAACAAGAACTGTGGAAGTGTAAAAGGAGGAGATGAAATATTTCTACTGTGTGACAAGGTTCAAAAAGGTAACTGTGATTagtttccctccctctttccaGAATACATTTCAAATGTATTCAGCTGCGGAGGCCAACATTTTCGAACTTGGAGGCCTAAAGTTAGGCCCCTCAACCTtcacttaagctcctaaataagtggcctgatttcagagttgctgagcaccctcgactcccattgaactcaataggtcatcagcacctctgaaaatcaggctacttaggagcctacataaggacttaaatgcctaactttaggcctgcaagtttgaaaatgttggccatagGTTTTAGTTTTTTTCTCTGTACTAACTGGTACCTTCTGTTTCTGATGGACTAGATGATATAGAAGTCAGATTTGTCTTGAATGAATGGGAAGCCAAAGGTAGTTTCTCACAAGCTGATGTACATCGCCAAGTCGCTATTGTATTCAAAACTCCACCATTTTACAAAGACATCACTGAACCAGTTATGGTGAAGATGCAGCTGCGAAGACCCTCTGACCAGGAAGTCAGTGAGTCGATGGATTTCAGATATCTACCAGATGAAAAAGGTACAGTTCCTACTAGTAGAATTCTTAAGAGTATGTCAGCGCTGTATTTTTACATGAGAGAGCAACCGTGAATCAGTAAAAATGTTGCTAACGGCACTCCAGCATTGTCCTTCTTTAGAATAATATTAAGGGTGGtgggttgtgattttttttgtatcAGCTGTTTAGATCACAAGTCTATGAGAACTACATTTGGGAAGACCCTTTCCATTATAAACAGAAGGCATACATCAGTTCTGGAAACGTTCTTTACAAAACACAGTGGAGAGCATCCTAATTACCAATACTCTTTTCTCCTTCCCCGTGTAGATCCTTATGGTAATAAAGTGAAAAGGCAAAGGCAAACATCAACATTGGCTTTGCAAAAGCTCATGCAGGAATACGGTAAGGAAAACATTTGGTAGTTTGCCtccatgttctttttttttttcttcttctttttttaaaatttgggcaaaggtttttattttttttaaaaagagcaatcCTATTCTTAAATAACAGGATTAATGTCCTTTTCCATCGCAGGTTCCAATGTGTCCGAGAGGCCCAAAGCAGCTCCATTCCGGTCTATCCCTGGTGAAGGGAGGATAATTAAGAAAGGTAGATCTGTCTGCACATGTCAATCCAGCATCAGTTTGAAACAAATGACTCCTCTCTGATTTGCAGTGTCCATTTTCCATAGCAGACAGTATAATGAGGGCCCTTAGCTTTTCCAAACACTGGGGGCTAGTTTTCAGTGTCCAGAGGCACTGGTGGGGTGACGTTTGCGTGTACAATTGCCACACATGCACATACAGAGAAATCAAAAAGccctttcactttctggttcatGCATGCTGAGTTACAATAACTTGATATGTAAATGCAGGCACACAACTGAGAACACACCTGGCCCTCCCTCTATCCACCGGGACTCTAGCACTTAAACTTCAAGGCAGTAGTATTACCTGAAGACACCTATTATTTGCACCTGCCCCCGTCTCCCCCAGTTCATTCATGGTCTCCCGAAGGGCCGCAGTAAATTGTAACTGTCACCCTCATAAGGTGTATGCTGCACTTTCTCCATCCTGAAAGTGCTGCTATAGGCCTGCCCCTCAGGTGGAAGAAAATACCCAACGTGAATCTGTCTAAAAAATGGTTGGGGAAGATTTGAGGGGTCTTTTTCCCTCTCAGCAAGAGCACTGTCCCCTGGCAATGAGGAGTCTCTGGAGTCTGCCCCCTGCTGATAGTATGAGAGGCCGGCCCCTAATGCTCCCTCATGACAGCAGCAGCAATAAGGGGGCAGCTCACTGCAGGAACGAGAAGCTCTTCAATAGCAGGGGTAAGAGGGGAACAAACACCAGAGGCCTGCAATAggccccatccccaaagtccagCACTGACGTGGGGCAGGAGCCCTGACAGCCAGCAAGGAGCGAGCGAGCAAGCATGTACTGCTCCTTTTCAATGAGAGAGAGGGGTAGGGGGCTGgtgccagggagagcagcaggagaTTGGGTCGGAGGTAAAGTTGTTTGGACAAATACTAAACATTGAGCCCTTTCCCAAAGGGCCTAAATGTCTTAGGAGTCCCATTGTCAAAGTGTTAGGCAccttaatacctttgaggatttcgGCCTAAGTCTCAAAGTCATTGGGACTTAGGTTCCCAACTTatttaggcccttttgaaaatcatatCTGTTATCTCTGCATATCTCTGAGCTTTCAGACGTTTGGTTCTTTTCAGTGAAGTTTAACTTTAAATTTCCGGGCTTTCCGCATCGTTTGCTTAAATATTAGCTAGTACAAGTCTGTGGATTGGGgctggaggcttgctcccagatgcAGAACAGACATGCCCTAAGATATTGAGAGTACTTACTATACAGCCTCAAAGCCATCCATATTTTTATTGTAAGCTTCTCTAGCTTCCACATTTCAAGTAAAGAGAAGAGTGATGTGTACAGCCAGTCTAACTGCAGGTTGGACATTTAGGGTttgtcctgcaaggtgctaagcactgtggcctgatccagcaaagcacttaagtaggtGCTTAACTGCAAGCCCATGAATcatctcactgatgtcaataggattgcacatgtgcttaaagttaagcctgtgcttaGCGCTTTTGATGTACGACTTTGGCAGGCTTGACTATTTGAACTGCCTGCCATGTTTTTCATTCTTATAATTTCCATGCATTAATTAACAACTGTGTTTCCTTTTCACAGAACCAAATATGTTTTCTCAAACTGCGATTATGCCGCTGCAGAGAACTCCTGTAAGCACCAGTCAAATTCCATCTTACTATTCCCCACCCACATGCAATTCAAATCCAATCCCACATCAGCCTACAAATGTGCAGGCCGTGGGACCGGTTAAGCATGATGAAGCTCTTTCTTCATGTTGGCATTCCCCATGCTCCTCTTCTTCATCAGGCAACACAGTTAATACACACCCACAGACCAGTTTTGTGATGGATGCACTTCACCCTAACCCACAGAGTAGCAGTTCTCTCTCAGCTCTTCATGAAAATGTTCTGAACTGGACTGATCAGAAGGATATAAACTACTATAGAGATTTCACCAGCACAAATGGTATAGGAGCATCAGCAATGTCACAGCAAGACATGCAGAATGTCTCTGATAGCAGCATCATGCATCAGGCTCACACCATAAACGTCACAGCACCCAGCATTGTTAACATGGAGACTGATGAAATGGGATGCATGAGCATGAACGTAGAAAAGACATCGTTTAATCAAGTTTTAAATCCAAGTGATCACAGGAGGCAAATCCATCAGGTGCCTTCTACCAGTACATCTCTAGCAGCTTCTTGTAGCTCATCCTTTAGTTCACAGTCCAACGCATTTCATTCAGCTGCTTACAGTTTCCTAGACCCTCAAGTTATGAACGAATCACCCAGCAATCTTATTCAGAATAATCAAAATAGTGCTTCCAATAGCCAGTACTATACAGATGGGACCCAAGGTGAAGAAGAGCTTTTGAGCGCCTTTGGAGTCACTTTAGAGGCTCTATTGCAGAACTTCAACCACTGAGTCTCTGTTTTGCTGTCAGTCTGAAAACTAGTATCCAAAATTTCTCTAATGGCCAGACACAGACAACAGACAATTTATATGTAATTGAATATTCATATTCATAGTTACTGCTGTGGGAGCCTAACTTTTCCTCTCAGAATGTTTGTCAGTGCAACTTATTATGCACGTTTCAGACTACAATTAGGGTGGCTGATCAAAGGTTGATGCCACATTAAAGGTGACATTAGGGAATAGGGTTTGGGAATTTGTACATCAAAATAACCCCATATCATTTTTTTACAGTGTTGGAAAGGGGTAGTGAAGGAGGCTGCTAAGTGCTAAAGACCTCCTGCACTCAGCAGAAGCTCTCCGATGGAAACAAGTATCTTCATAGGGGCTACATTTATATAATTTAAGGGAAAGAAGTAGTTGGAAACGAAAACAGTTGTTGCTCCTTACAAAATTAATATAAATTTGCTAAATAACAAACCAGACAATCCAGGAATTGTCCTGCTGGTGTACAGCAGTGGCCCATTTAGTTCTCTTAATATTTTCTTCTTACCTGATAGCGCTATCTcaacattttttatatatacatttttattgctaAACTTAGCTtatgcactgatttttttttcacatttataTGTTCACTCCATTTGCTTAGAAAGCAAATTTAGTCTTAAAAATGGTAATGACTATGTCATTGTTAggtctatttaaaaatattagaatGTTCCCTGGAGTTCTTAAATAGTGCAGCTATGGTGACATGAATTATTGAacaaagaagcaaaaccattttGCACTGTTCTCTCGGTATTTTTTTTTACCGTAATATACTGGATGCTTTATGAATGGTAGCATGAGATTGGTACTGTAAGGAATATACTTTTTTGGGTTGCATGtgtttattttgaattacataaaatatattgggtcagatcctctTACATACACCTCCTTTCTGGTGACTTTGGGCCAATCTAAAACAGCTGAGAGTCCCCTTGCATAGGAGAATCCTGGATGACATAAACCTCTGTACCACCTACTTCTGGCTCCTGGCATCATAGGGGGAAGGAGAAGGTGTGGCCAAAATATGCTGTGCTCTGGGCATCCAGAGTCATTCCACTCAGTGCTAATTAGGATCCCCATCTGCACCCTGAATCAGGGGCTATGCCGTACCCCCTTAGCTCCATAGGTTGTCAAGCATAACTCAACACAtgtgaggatctagcccataatGTCCATAAATGATATTTCTGTGTTGTGTGGGGTTTTGTGGTTATCTTGTTTTTATAGCAACAAGTTCTCTAATCAGATTCATTCACTTTTTTAAGCTATTTAAACAGTCTTATCCACTGACAAAGGCATCACTAAACTTTTAAAAACTCGTATAAGTCTAATTGCTGTCTGGCAGTCTAACTGAcagatgcaaaaataaataaatctgattcAGAGCAATAATCTGAAGGGcgtaggtcagtggttttcaacctgtggtctgcggacttgcagactatgtctaagggctggtcttcactagggGGAGATCAACattgctgcaatcgatgcagcaggggtcgatttagcgggtctagtaaagccCCGCTAAATCAATGACAGAgcgctctccagtcaaccccgGCATGCCAcctctctgagaagagtaagggaagtcaaccGGAGAACGTCTCCCATCAACGCAGctcagtgaagacactggggtaagtcgaccaaagctacgtcgactccagctttgttattcacgtaactggagtagtgtaacttaggtcaacttaccctggtagtgaagacaagccctaagatttccaaaggggtccgcacctctaT
This genomic window from Emys orbicularis isolate rEmyOrb1 chromosome 3, rEmyOrb1.hap1, whole genome shotgun sequence contains:
- the REL gene encoding proto-oncogene c-Rel, with the translated sequence MGHLDSSKERFNNRLSRYRMTVECASGRLKVHLRCLYGRLDLNEDNIPIIIAVCCTLYNLCEAKDKRCALENTFLHTGGVPPSVVAHEDVGILGSHPRTHGYSHDLDKAFVTECKIVMGEDEMDEFGNVFGVDYRSGSEPCVEIFEQPRQRGMRFRYKCEGRSAGSIPGERSTDSNKTYPSVEILNFDDKVKVRITLVTKNEPYKPHPHDLVGKDCRDGYYEAEFGRDRRVLSFQNLGIQCVKKRDLKESICSRIARKINPFSVPEEQLLNVDEYDLNVVRLCFQVFLPDEHGNCTIPLPPVISNPIYDNRAPNTAELRICRVNKNCGSVKGGDEIFLLCDKVQKDDIEVRFVLNEWEAKGSFSQADVHRQVAIVFKTPPFYKDITEPVMVKMQLRRPSDQEVSESMDFRYLPDEKDPYGNKVKRQRQTSTLALQKLMQEYGSNVSERPKAAPFRSIPGEGRIIKKEPNMFSQTAIMPLQRTPVSTSQIPSYYSPPTCNSNPIPHQPTNVQAVGPVKHDEALSSCWHSPCSSSSSGNTVNTHPQTSFVMDALHPNPQSSSSLSALHENVLNWTDQKDINYYRDFTSTNGIGASAMSQQDMQNVSDSSIMHQAHTINVTAPSIVNMETDEMGCMSMNVEKTSFNQVLNPSDHRRQIHQVPSTSTSLAASCSSSFSSQSNAFHSAAYSFLDPQVMNESPSNLIQNNQNSASNSQYYTDGTQGEEELLSAFGVTLEALLQNFNH